A section of the Phaseolus vulgaris cultivar G19833 chromosome 8, P. vulgaris v2.0, whole genome shotgun sequence genome encodes:
- the LOC137823475 gene encoding uncharacterized protein: protein MGGGGGDHGHGNADFRTKVWSMTGGPHCRPKHWKRNTAIAMLGVVLVCIPIAMKSAELEQRPHHPVRPIPSQLWCKNFGTKDYE from the exons ATGGGCGGTGGCGGCGGCGATCACGGACATGGAAACGCCGATTTCAGGACCAAGGTGTGGAGTATGACCGGAGGCCCTCACTGTCGTCCCAAGCACTGGAAGCGCAACACCGCAATTGCCATGCTCGGTGTCGTCCTCGTTTGCATCCCCATCGCCATGAAATCCGCTGAACTTGAG CAACGACCACATCATCCTGTTCGCCCCATCCCTTCTCAACTCTGGTGCAAAAACTTTGGAACTAAAGACTATGAATAG
- the LOC137823476 gene encoding NAD(P)H-quinone oxidoreductase subunit S, chloroplastic-like, with translation MATFPTLHGLHNPFPRSQFLGQEHPPTHHFFLRQPPSTVHPKAPPTHEVLKPQAKFNILEMMGGRGLCNGEKGIQQELKKPLIVVDQPPPSASSGKEQEDESGGDEGSGEVPVDGFDKEMMGLTGGFPGGEKGLKKFIEKNPPPKSDNVLAMSI, from the coding sequence ATGGCTACTTTTCCTACTCTTCATGGCTTGCACAACCCTTTTCCTCGATCTCAATTCCTAGGCCAAGAGCACCCTCCCACTCATCACTTCTTTCTCAGACAGCCACCTTCCACAGTGCATCCAAAAGCTCCACCAACTCATGAAGTGCTAAAGCCACAAGCCAAGTTCAACATATTGGAAATGATGGGAGGGAGAGGACTGTGCAACGGGGAAAAGGGTATTCAGCAAGAGCTGAAAAAGCCACTTATTGTTGTTGACCAGCCTCCACCCTCAGCATCAAGTGGAAAAGAGCAAGAAGATGAAAGTGGTGGTGATGAAGGAAGTGGTGAGGTTCCAGTAGATGGTTTTGATAAAGAAATGATGGGGCTTACTGGGGGGTTCCCTGGGGGTGAGAAAGGGTTGAAAAAGTTCATTGAGAAAAACCCTCCTCCAAAATCAGATAATGTTTTGGCCATGTCAATTTGA
- the LOC137823477 gene encoding uncharacterized protein isoform X2, with translation MLIGHADHMSESRSFKDQILADSGSELSDDEEGAFLEQILYSASFEELASNSVKYDTVIWLAISLLLVLAWGIGLFMLLYLPIRRYVLQKDLSSRRLYVTHTEVVYKVSRPSFIPFWGTVTIERRVPLSLVIDIIIEQGCLQSIYGIHTFRLESIAHGKAAPVDELQVQGVYDPSLLRKMIVTEASKIGQDVSTSGMHAAPSTDVENIYRMPAATEGSVDLRSPSKSLKMAGSSHTSLERRVAGGLLLTKLEEVSKSVKRLELLIEKSHASPSIS, from the exons ATGTTGATTGGTCACGCCGATCACATGTCGGAGTCGAGGTCATTTAAGGATCAGATACTTGCTGACTCTGGGTCTGAATTAAGTGATGATGAAGAGGGAGCTTTTTTGGAACAGATACTTTACTCAGCATCATTTGAAGAGCTTGCAAGCAACAGCGTTAAATACGACACGGTCATATGGCTTGCTATATCATTGTTACTGGTGTTGGCTTGGGGAATTGGCCTTTTTATGTTGCTTTACCTGCCCATCAGGAGATATGTGCTTCAAAAGGATTTGTCTTCTCGCAGATTATATGTTACACATACTGAAGTGGTTTATAAG GTATCAAGGCCTTCATTTATACCATTTTGGGGGACCGTAACAATTGAGAGGCGTGTACCTCTTTCTCTGGTGattgatattattattgaaCAAG GTTGCCTGCAGTCTATATATGGTATTCATACTTTTCGACTTGAAAGTATAGCACATGGAAAAGCTGCTCCGGTAGATGAGTTACAAGTTCAGGGAGTTTATGACCCTTCTCTTTTGAGAAAG ATGATTGTAACAGAGGCTTCAAAGATCGGACAAGATGTAAGTACAAGTGGGATGCATGCTGCTCCAAGCACAGATGTTGAAAACATCTATCGTATGCCAGCAGCTACTGAGGGATCAGTTGATTTGAGATCGCCATCAAAAAGTTTGAAG ATGGCAGGCTCATCGCATACTTCACTGGAGCGCAGAGTAGCTGGAGGGTTGCTGCTTACTAAACTTGAAGAAGTCAGTAAATCAGTAAAG AGACTTGAGCTGCTTATTGAGAAGTCGCATGCTTCTCCCTCCATCAGCTGA
- the LOC137823477 gene encoding uncharacterized protein isoform X1: MFVVDEMLIGHADHMSESRSFKDQILADSGSELSDDEEGAFLEQILYSASFEELASNSVKYDTVIWLAISLLLVLAWGIGLFMLLYLPIRRYVLQKDLSSRRLYVTHTEVVYKVSRPSFIPFWGTVTIERRVPLSLVIDIIIEQGCLQSIYGIHTFRLESIAHGKAAPVDELQVQGVYDPSLLRKMIVTEASKIGQDVSTSGMHAAPSTDVENIYRMPAATEGSVDLRSPSKSLKMAGSSHTSLERRVAGGLLLTKLEEVSKSVKRLELLIEKSHASPSIS; encoded by the exons ATG TTTGTGGTTGATGAGATGTTGATTGGTCACGCCGATCACATGTCGGAGTCGAGGTCATTTAAGGATCAGATACTTGCTGACTCTGGGTCTGAATTAAGTGATGATGAAGAGGGAGCTTTTTTGGAACAGATACTTTACTCAGCATCATTTGAAGAGCTTGCAAGCAACAGCGTTAAATACGACACGGTCATATGGCTTGCTATATCATTGTTACTGGTGTTGGCTTGGGGAATTGGCCTTTTTATGTTGCTTTACCTGCCCATCAGGAGATATGTGCTTCAAAAGGATTTGTCTTCTCGCAGATTATATGTTACACATACTGAAGTGGTTTATAAG GTATCAAGGCCTTCATTTATACCATTTTGGGGGACCGTAACAATTGAGAGGCGTGTACCTCTTTCTCTGGTGattgatattattattgaaCAAG GTTGCCTGCAGTCTATATATGGTATTCATACTTTTCGACTTGAAAGTATAGCACATGGAAAAGCTGCTCCGGTAGATGAGTTACAAGTTCAGGGAGTTTATGACCCTTCTCTTTTGAGAAAG ATGATTGTAACAGAGGCTTCAAAGATCGGACAAGATGTAAGTACAAGTGGGATGCATGCTGCTCCAAGCACAGATGTTGAAAACATCTATCGTATGCCAGCAGCTACTGAGGGATCAGTTGATTTGAGATCGCCATCAAAAAGTTTGAAG ATGGCAGGCTCATCGCATACTTCACTGGAGCGCAGAGTAGCTGGAGGGTTGCTGCTTACTAAACTTGAAGAAGTCAGTAAATCAGTAAAG AGACTTGAGCTGCTTATTGAGAAGTCGCATGCTTCTCCCTCCATCAGCTGA
- the LOC137823478 gene encoding digalactosyldiacylglycerol synthase 2, chloroplastic, with product MDKKEHIAIFTTASLPWLTGTAVNPLFRAAYLCKSGERDVTLVIPWLSLKDQGLVYPNKITFASPNEHEKYIRKWLEERVGFSSGFSIQFYPGKFSIEKRSILAVGDISEIIPDEVADIAVLEEPEHLTWYHHGKRWKTKFRLVIGIIHTNYLEYVKREKNGIMQAFLLKYLNSWVVGIYCHKVIRLSAATQDYTESIICNVHGVNPKFLEIGEKKREQQQKGIKAFTKGAYFIGKMIWSKGYRELLQLLKDHKKELSALEVDLFGSGEDSDEVHKAAEKLQLTVRLNPARDHADALFHDYKLFLNPSTTDVVCTTTAETLAMGKIVVCANHPSNQFFKQFTNCWTYDNSEEFVRLTLKALAEEPAQLTDAERHELSWDAATERFLKAVGLDKPSEKKLSRSSSNFMAASINLQQTVDEASAFVHHVVSGFEVSRRIFGAIPDSLEPDEEISKELGLTNAVRK from the exons ATGGATAAGAAAGAGCATATTGCAATTTTTACTACTGCTAGCCTTCCTTGGTTGACTGGAACAGCTGTGAACCCACTGTTTCGTGCTGCATATCTCTGCAAAAGTGGGGAAAGAGATGTTACCTTGGTGATCCCTTGGTTATCTTTGAAAGATCAAGGACTAGTATATCCCAACAAAATCACATTTGCTTCACCCAATGAACATGAGAAGTATATCCGCAAATGGCTCGAGGAGAGAGTTGGATTTAGTTCTGGTTTCAGCATACAGTTTTATCCAGGGAAG TTTTCAATAGAAAAAAGGAGCATTCTTGCTGTTGGAGATATTTCAGAAATTATCCCTGATGAAGTGGCAGATATTGCTGTGCTTGAGGAGCCCGAGCACTTAACATGGTATCACCACGGGAAAAGATGGAAGACTAAATTCAGGCTAGTTATAGGGATCATTCACACAAATTATTTGGAATATGTGAAGAGAGAGAAGAATGGAATCATGCAAGCATTTTTGCTGAAATATTTAAACAGCTGGGTTGTTGGTATATATTGTCACAAG GTAATTAGATTATCTGCTGCCACCCAGGATTACACCGAGTCCATCATCTGTAATGTACATGGTGTTAATCCGAAATTCCTTGAGATTGGTGAGAAAAAGAGGGAGCAACAACAGAAGGGAATCAAGGCCTTTACCAAAGGTGCTTACTTTATTGGGAAGATGATATGGAGCAAAGGCTACAGGGAATTGCTCCAACTTcttaaagatcataaaaaagaaTTATCTGCTCTGGAGGTTGATTTATTTGGCAGTGGAGAGGACTCAGATGAAGTTCACAAAGCTGCAGAAAAGTTACAACTGACAGTTAGACTTAATCCAGCTCGCGATCATGCCGATGCTCTATTTCATGA TTACAAATTGTTTCTTAATCCGAGCACAACAGATGTGGTTTGCACAACAACAGCAGAAACTTTAGCAATGGGCAAAATTGTTGTGTGTgccaaccatccttctaacCAGTTTTTCAAGCAGTTTACTAATTGTTGGACATATGACAACAGTGAAGAATTTGTTAGACTTACACTCAAGGCACTGGCTGAAGAGCCTGCACAGCTTACTGATGCCGAGAGACATGAACTATCTTGGGATGCCGCGACAGAACGGTTTCTTAAGGCTGTTGGCCTAGATAAGCCATCAGAAAAAAAGTTGTCAAGAAGTTCTTCAAATTTTATGGCTGCCTCAATAAATTTACAGCAAACAGTAGATGAAGCATCAGCATTTGTGCATCATGTAGTTTCTGGCTTTGAGGTATCAAGAAGAATCTTTGGTGCTATTCCAGATAGTTTGGAGCCAGATGAAGAGATAAGCAAGGAACTTGGGTTGACTAATGCTGTCAGAAAATAA